From a region of the Synechococcus sp. PCC 7502 genome:
- a CDS encoding aldo/keto reductase, with translation MTEFPKIGIGTWAWGDNLFWDYAQANDKEQVRNAFLTSLESGITFFDTAEVYGLGESERLIGKFLQEIGVKSQNVQIATKFMPLPWRFNAQNIRDSITASLNRLQLNTVALYQVHQPVSFLISQKTLMQTLADEVKTGRIAAVGISNYSASQMREAHTYLTQEGVKLAVNQVRYSLLDREIETNGILATAKELGVTILAYSPLAQGLLTGKYRNSGTTIRPTGARKIDPRFKPVGLTKIEPLLQLLEEIGAKYNRSPAQIALNWLIYQSKSQSQVIPIPGAKTASQARENAGALGWSISPEENLLLGKLGKYA, from the coding sequence ATGACTGAGTTTCCAAAGATTGGTATTGGCACATGGGCTTGGGGGGATAATTTATTTTGGGATTATGCTCAAGCCAATGATAAAGAGCAGGTGAGAAATGCATTTTTGACTTCCCTAGAATCAGGGATTACATTTTTTGATACGGCTGAAGTCTATGGCTTAGGGGAATCTGAGCGATTAATTGGCAAGTTTCTTCAGGAAATAGGGGTTAAGTCTCAAAATGTGCAAATTGCAACCAAGTTTATGCCATTACCTTGGCGATTTAATGCCCAAAACATTAGAGATTCTATAACTGCTAGTCTAAACCGTTTACAACTAAATACGGTGGCGTTGTATCAGGTACACCAGCCAGTGAGCTTTTTAATCAGTCAAAAAACTTTAATGCAGACCTTAGCTGATGAAGTTAAAACAGGCAGAATTGCGGCAGTAGGTATTAGTAATTATTCGGCTAGCCAAATGCGAGAAGCTCATACATATCTGACACAAGAGGGGGTAAAACTGGCAGTCAATCAAGTGCGCTATTCACTATTGGATCGAGAAATTGAAACTAATGGCATTTTGGCGACAGCCAAAGAGCTAGGTGTGACAATTTTGGCATATAGCCCCCTTGCCCAAGGTTTATTGACAGGTAAGTATAGAAATAGTGGAACCACTATCCGCCCCACAGGTGCAAGGAAAATAGACCCAAGGTTTAAACCTGTAGGCTTAACCAAAATTGAACCGTTACTACAACTGCTTGAAGAAATAGGAGCTAAATATAATCGATCTCCTGCTCAGATTGCCTTGAATTGGTTGATTTATCAAAGTAAGTCCCAGAGCCAAGTGATCCCAATTCCAGGTGCTAAAACTGCGAGTCAAGCTCGTGAAAATGCAGGGGCATTAGGTTGGTCTATTAGTCCTGAAGAAAATCTGTTACTAGGTAAGTTGGGGAAGTATGCCTAA
- a CDS encoding 50S ribosomal protein L32: protein MAVPKKRTSKSKRDIRKAAWKRKAAVSAAKALSLGKSILTGNNTGFIYPQPDAEEETEE from the coding sequence ATGGCAGTCCCCAAGAAACGCACCTCAAAGTCAAAGCGTGATATTCGTAAAGCCGCATGGAAACGTAAAGCCGCTGTCTCCGCAGCCAAGGCTCTGTCTTTAGGTAAATCAATCCTAACTGGCAATAATACTGGATTTATCTATCCTCAACCCGATGCTGAGGAAGAAACTGAAGAATAG
- a CDS encoding AAA family ATPase, which yields MIPQKLSLTNFLSYQNLALDFSGLHIACICGANGAGKSSLLEAMTWALWGISRANSEDDMIYVGAKEAKVDFVFKAQGQIYRIIRTRPKGSAGSLEFQIKNNEQFKSLTERGLRATQQVIIAHLKMDYSTFVNSAYLRQGRADEFMLKRPSDRKAVLAEMLNLGQYDELSEKAKDITRICKGEITALENARQNLETQITAGAHIDSDLQTLTSELEQVQAQDAVTQQQLVVLQQTQQQRQNWEQRWQWQQQQTQQLNSEIARLQQQVDQQYQQIKNLENLLNHQETITNQYRHYQQLANQEAAYNHKLQQYQKISGDRTHIQQQLAEKKSELNGSLRHYQAQLELIMQQKQDLQNILNKAPEIESVIAQLQQAKIKLQEVEELQIKSVPLYQRRQVLQRTIDREIAQIHAQLDQIQKQQQLLRSQAQPNLIHNLQGLEQQIKILEKKQVYQQRVHEKGLERRDFLNRLKERQLDCEQRIQEQQTKSQQLQQPDTPCPLCDRPLDQAHWQIIAQKHQVLSQELQAELWIIKEQQSASECEIQVLRDEYRHLKEELEQLNPLLQKKGNLEAQLTSHHQAESKLQGLDQDIQALQHKLDRQNFCTDDRNNDQNDAQTELQLIEASLSSLNYDEKNHALARGEVERWRWAEAKVNELKTSRRQWESLSIKIPELQALIQKLAHHLHTNTIDLELQQRLETCDRTLEQINYDPDQHQEIRTQKEQAQPFLLQYQELNLAQQQYPNLLAEFQKNQNLMSDRTVELQRITTEIRSLELSLQETPDPSSQIQDLQGQIINRRSHLDHLIGEIGRLQAAQTQRQYLLNQLQQVTAQISQTQKRQLIHQELQQAFGKNGIQALMIEIILPQIEAEANRILSTLSNYQLNVRFITQKAGKKADKVIDTLEIEIADSRGTRPYETYSGGEVFRINFAIRLALARITAQRMGGTLQTLIIDEGFGTQDSEGCDRLLSAINAIASDFACILVITHMPQLKEAFSTLIEITKTESGSKINLLV from the coding sequence ATGATTCCCCAAAAGCTAAGCCTGACAAATTTCTTGAGCTATCAAAATCTGGCTTTGGATTTTTCGGGCTTGCATATTGCCTGTATTTGTGGTGCCAATGGAGCGGGTAAATCTTCATTATTAGAGGCAATGACTTGGGCATTATGGGGGATCAGTCGTGCCAATAGCGAAGATGACATGATTTATGTCGGAGCAAAGGAGGCAAAGGTAGATTTTGTCTTTAAGGCGCAGGGACAGATTTATCGGATTATTCGGACTCGCCCCAAGGGTAGTGCAGGTTCACTGGAATTTCAAATTAAAAATAACGAACAGTTTAAGTCTCTGACCGAACGGGGATTGAGGGCAACGCAGCAAGTGATTATTGCCCACCTCAAAATGGATTACAGTACTTTTGTCAACTCTGCCTACTTACGACAGGGACGGGCTGATGAATTTATGCTAAAACGTCCTAGCGATCGCAAGGCTGTACTCGCAGAAATGTTAAATTTAGGGCAGTATGATGAACTCAGTGAAAAGGCAAAGGATATTACCAGAATTTGTAAAGGTGAAATCACGGCATTAGAAAATGCCCGGCAAAACCTAGAAACCCAAATTACTGCGGGCGCACACATAGATTCTGATTTGCAAACTCTAACTTCAGAATTGGAGCAGGTTCAAGCTCAAGATGCTGTGACTCAACAACAGTTAGTGGTTCTTCAACAAACACAACAACAACGGCAAAACTGGGAGCAAAGATGGCAATGGCAGCAGCAACAAACTCAACAATTGAACTCAGAGATCGCAAGGTTACAGCAACAAGTCGATCAGCAATATCAGCAAATTAAAAATCTAGAGAATCTACTAAATCATCAAGAAACAATTACGAATCAATATCGGCATTATCAGCAATTAGCTAACCAAGAAGCAGCCTATAACCACAAACTCCAGCAATATCAAAAAATTAGTGGAGATCGCACACACATACAACAACAGTTAGCAGAAAAGAAAAGCGAACTCAATGGCAGCCTACGTCATTATCAGGCACAGCTAGAGTTAATAATGCAGCAAAAACAAGACCTGCAAAATATTTTAAATAAAGCTCCAGAAATTGAATCGGTGATCGCCCAGTTGCAACAGGCAAAAATTAAGCTCCAAGAAGTCGAGGAACTGCAGATCAAGTCTGTACCCCTATACCAACGTCGGCAAGTTTTGCAAAGAACCATTGATCGAGAAATTGCTCAAATCCATGCCCAACTAGATCAAATTCAGAAACAGCAGCAACTACTGCGATCGCAAGCTCAACCCAATTTAATCCATAATTTACAGGGACTAGAGCAGCAAATTAAAATTCTGGAAAAAAAGCAAGTTTACCAACAACGAGTCCATGAAAAAGGGCTGGAAAGACGAGATTTCCTCAATCGGCTAAAAGAGCGTCAACTAGACTGTGAACAAAGGATTCAAGAGCAACAAACTAAATCCCAGCAACTACAACAACCTGATACTCCCTGTCCCCTATGCGATCGCCCCTTAGATCAGGCACATTGGCAGATAATTGCCCAAAAACACCAGGTACTATCCCAAGAATTGCAGGCGGAGCTTTGGATTATTAAAGAACAACAAAGTGCTTCAGAGTGTGAAATTCAAGTTCTGAGAGATGAGTACCGCCACCTTAAAGAAGAGCTAGAACAATTAAATCCGCTTTTACAAAAAAAAGGTAACCTCGAGGCACAGTTAACATCCCATCACCAAGCTGAATCTAAGCTCCAAGGATTAGACCAAGACATCCAAGCCTTACAACACAAACTTGATCGCCAAAACTTCTGCACTGACGATCGAAATAATGATCAAAATGATGCTCAAACGGAATTGCAATTAATAGAAGCCAGCCTATCCAGCCTTAACTATGATGAAAAAAATCATGCCCTTGCCCGTGGGGAAGTAGAAAGATGGCGATGGGCAGAAGCCAAAGTCAATGAGCTTAAAACCTCTCGCCGTCAGTGGGAAAGCCTATCTATAAAAATTCCAGAACTGCAAGCCCTCATCCAAAAATTAGCGCACCATTTGCACACCAATACCATTGATCTGGAATTACAACAACGTCTTGAAACCTGCGATCGCACCCTTGAACAAATTAACTACGATCCCGATCAGCATCAAGAAATTAGAACCCAGAAAGAACAAGCTCAGCCTTTTTTGCTGCAATATCAAGAATTAAACTTGGCACAACAGCAGTACCCTAACCTGCTCGCCGAATTTCAGAAAAATCAAAACCTGATGAGCGATCGCACTGTAGAACTGCAAAGGATCACCACCGAAATTAGGAGCCTAGAGCTTAGTCTTCAGGAAACCCCCGATCCCTCAAGTCAAATTCAAGACCTTCAAGGGCAAATCATAAACAGGCGATCGCATTTAGATCATCTAATTGGGGAAATCGGTAGGCTCCAAGCCGCCCAAACCCAGCGTCAATATCTGCTCAATCAATTGCAACAGGTTACTGCTCAAATTAGCCAAACCCAAAAACGCCAACTCATACACCAAGAACTACAGCAAGCATTTGGCAAAAATGGGATTCAAGCATTAATGATTGAAATAATTCTGCCCCAAATTGAAGCCGAGGCTAACCGCATTCTCTCGACGCTGAGCAACTACCAGTTAAACGTCAGATTTATTACCCAAAAAGCAGGTAAAAAAGCTGATAAAGTCATAGACACCCTAGAAATTGAAATTGCCGATAGTCGTGGTACCCGTCCCTACGAAACCTACTCTGGGGGCGAAGTATTTCGGATTAATTTTGCAATTAGGTTAGCACTAGCAAGGATTACTGCCCAACGTATGGGTGGAACGCTACAAACCTTAATTATTGATGAAGGCTTTGGTACCCAAGATTCTGAGGGTTGCGATCGCCTACTTTCTGCTATTAATGCCATAGCTTCAGACTTTGCCTGTATCCTAGTAATTACCCATATGCCCCAACTCAAAGAAGCATTTAGCACCCTAATTGAGATCACAAAAACTGAATCAGGTTCAAAAATCAACCTTCTGGTTTAG
- the psbA gene encoding photosystem II q(b) protein codes for MTTTVQRRESASVWEQFCQWVTSTENRLYVGWFGVLMIPCLLAATICFTIAFIAAPPVDIDGIREPVSGSLLYGNNMISAAVVPSSNAIGLHFYPIWEADSLDEWLYNGGPYQLVIFHFIIGICCYMGREWELSYRLGMRPWIAVAYSAPVAAALAVFLIYPIGQGSFSDGMPLGISGTFNFMIVFQAEHNILMHPFHMLGVAGVFGGSLFSAMHGSLVTSSLIRETTENESANYGYKFGQEEETYNIVAAHGYFGRLIFQYASFNNSRSLHFFLALWPVVGIWFTALGVSTMAFNLNGFNFNQSIADSQGRVVPSWADVINRANLGMEVMHERNAHNFPLDLAAVEVAPVALTAPAING; via the coding sequence ATGACCACAACAGTACAAAGACGCGAAAGCGCCAGCGTATGGGAACAATTCTGCCAGTGGGTAACCAGCACCGAGAACCGCCTATACGTAGGCTGGTTTGGAGTACTAATGATTCCATGCTTACTAGCAGCAACCATTTGCTTCACCATCGCCTTCATCGCCGCCCCTCCCGTAGACATCGATGGCATCCGTGAACCAGTCAGTGGTTCCCTACTATACGGCAACAACATGATTTCCGCCGCCGTAGTACCAAGTTCCAACGCCATTGGATTGCACTTTTACCCCATTTGGGAAGCCGACAGCCTAGACGAATGGCTCTACAACGGTGGACCATACCAACTCGTAATCTTCCACTTCATCATCGGCATTTGCTGCTACATGGGAAGAGAATGGGAACTATCCTACCGCCTCGGCATGCGTCCTTGGATTGCAGTAGCATACTCTGCACCAGTAGCTGCAGCCCTAGCCGTATTCTTAATTTACCCTATCGGACAAGGTTCATTCTCCGACGGTATGCCCCTAGGCATCTCTGGAACCTTCAACTTCATGATCGTATTCCAAGCAGAACATAACATCCTGATGCACCCCTTCCACATGTTGGGCGTAGCAGGCGTATTTGGCGGAAGCTTATTCAGCGCAATGCACGGAAGCTTGGTAACCTCCAGCTTAATTCGTGAAACCACCGAAAACGAATCTGCAAACTATGGATACAAATTCGGACAAGAAGAAGAAACCTACAACATTGTTGCCGCCCACGGATACTTTGGACGCTTGATCTTCCAATACGCCAGCTTCAACAATAGCCGTAGCTTACACTTCTTCCTAGCACTATGGCCAGTAGTCGGTATTTGGTTCACTGCACTGGGCGTAAGCACCATGGCATTCAACCTCAACGGATTTAACTTCAACCAATCCATTGCAGACAGCCAAGGACGAGTAGTACCAAGCTGGGCAGATGTAATCAACCGTGCTAACTTGGGTATGGAAGTAATGCATGAAAGAAATGCACATAACTTCCCACTTGACCTAGCTGCTGTAGAAGTTGCTCCTGTTGCTCTAACTGCTCCTGCGATCAATGGTTAA
- the chlG gene encoding chlorophyll synthase ChlG yields the protein MTLDNSDQLNQSNTNDLRTRQILGMKGATATETSIWKLRLQLMKPITWIPLMWGVICGAASSGKYTWTLENVLISAACMLLSGPIMTGYTQIMNDYYDREIDAINEPYRPIPSGAISLKQVIAQIWFLLIVGMEIAVSLDFWAGHESFTVTKIAVIGAFLAYIYSAPPLKLKQNGWLGSYALGASYITLPWCVGHALFGELNWKVVAITMFYSLAGLGIAIVNDFKSVEGDRTLGLKSLPVMFGVNRAALISAIMIDVFQIGIAAYLVTLGEQLYASVLMLLIIPQITFQDMYYLRDPLKNDVKYQASAQPFLVIGMLVAGVAMGHAGI from the coding sequence ATGACCTTAGACAATTCCGATCAATTAAATCAATCAAATACTAACGATCTTCGGACTCGGCAGATTCTGGGAATGAAGGGAGCAACTGCCACTGAAACTTCAATTTGGAAGCTAAGGCTGCAACTAATGAAGCCTATTACATGGATCCCACTAATGTGGGGAGTAATCTGTGGAGCAGCTTCTTCAGGAAAATATACATGGACTTTAGAAAATGTACTTATCTCTGCTGCCTGTATGCTCCTATCTGGTCCAATTATGACGGGTTACACCCAAATCATGAATGATTATTATGATCGGGAAATTGATGCCATTAATGAACCCTATCGTCCTATTCCTTCGGGCGCAATTTCTTTAAAGCAAGTGATTGCTCAAATTTGGTTTTTATTAATTGTCGGTATGGAGATCGCTGTGTCTCTGGACTTTTGGGCTGGACATGAATCTTTTACTGTGACTAAAATTGCTGTGATTGGGGCATTTTTGGCATATATCTATTCTGCTCCACCTCTAAAACTTAAGCAAAATGGCTGGTTGGGTAGCTATGCGTTGGGAGCCAGCTATATCACTTTGCCTTGGTGTGTGGGTCATGCTTTATTTGGTGAACTCAATTGGAAAGTTGTAGCAATCACTATGTTTTATAGTTTGGCAGGCTTAGGCATTGCCATTGTTAATGATTTTAAGAGCGTTGAAGGCGATCGCACTTTGGGTTTGAAATCTTTACCTGTAATGTTTGGGGTAAATCGCGCGGCATTGATCTCGGCGATCATGATCGATGTATTTCAAATAGGTATAGCTGCTTATTTAGTTACCTTGGGCGAACAACTCTATGCAAGTGTTTTAATGCTGTTGATTATTCCCCAGATTACATTCCAGGATATGTATTATTTAAGAGACCCACTTAAAAATGATGTTAAGTATCAGGCAAGTGCTCAACCTTTTTTGGTAATTGGGATGCTAGTTGCAGGTGTTGCCATGGGACATGCGGGAATTTGA
- a CDS encoding cupin domain-containing protein: MDKDIVTVRPEITTDTIQKLPNYVGISGLTVGAKGISMNMVVIPPSSAAEPHFHKGFETAIYLLKGKVETLYGENLAKSVVNTEGDFIFIPEGVPHQPRNLSNTEAAIAIVSRNDPNEQESVQVYRSKTSDQS; encoded by the coding sequence ATGGATAAGGATATCGTTACCGTCAGACCAGAAATTACTACAGATACAATTCAGAAACTACCTAATTATGTCGGCATATCGGGGTTGACCGTTGGAGCCAAAGGAATTTCTATGAATATGGTGGTAATACCTCCGAGTTCTGCCGCTGAACCACATTTTCATAAGGGTTTTGAAACAGCAATATATCTCTTAAAGGGCAAAGTAGAGACTTTATACGGAGAAAATCTAGCAAAGTCAGTTGTAAATACAGAGGGGGATTTTATATTTATTCCCGAAGGTGTGCCTCACCAGCCTAGAAACTTGAGTAATACTGAAGCGGCGATCGCCATAGTATCTCGTAATGATCCTAATGAGCAAGAGAGTGTTCAGGTTTACAGAAGCAAGACATCGGATCAAAGCTAA
- a CDS encoding GvpL/GvpF family gas vesicle protein: MSLYLYAIANGQDLEKLKNSLKIEGMNQQPVQFQEIDPFTLVYSEALQERYLASRANLLTHERVIEAVMKVDVYNVPLPLQFGLVVDDWAEVKQKLIEGHQSDLKDLLNKLQGKREVGIKLFWDQIAELNLILGENTELNQKRESLMGKTLSMDAAIAIGKELESALNQKREEIVGTFLEVLQPLSYEYVVGDLLTENMLYNAAFLIAWDRESEFAIAIENLDAKYDHRLRIRYNNFTAPFNFVNLGQP; the protein is encoded by the coding sequence ATGAGCTTATATTTGTATGCGATCGCTAACGGGCAAGACCTTGAAAAACTCAAAAACAGCCTAAAAATCGAGGGGATGAATCAACAGCCTGTCCAATTTCAGGAGATCGATCCCTTCACGCTTGTATATAGTGAAGCACTACAGGAGAGATATCTTGCCAGTCGCGCTAATTTATTGACCCACGAACGGGTAATTGAAGCCGTAATGAAGGTGGATGTTTACAATGTACCTTTACCCTTGCAATTTGGCTTAGTGGTTGATGACTGGGCGGAGGTAAAACAAAAACTAATTGAGGGGCATCAATCGGATTTAAAGGATTTATTAAACAAGCTGCAGGGAAAGAGGGAAGTGGGGATTAAATTATTTTGGGATCAAATTGCTGAGTTGAATTTAATCCTGGGTGAAAATACTGAATTGAACCAGAAACGAGAGTCGCTAATGGGTAAAACCTTGAGTATGGATGCAGCGATCGCTATTGGCAAAGAACTAGAATCGGCACTAAACCAAAAACGGGAAGAAATTGTTGGCACTTTTTTGGAAGTTCTCCAACCCTTGAGCTATGAATATGTGGTGGGAGATTTGCTGACAGAAAACATGCTCTACAATGCCGCTTTTCTAATTGCATGGGATCGAGAATCAGAATTTGCGATCGCTATTGAAAACTTAGATGCCAAGTACGATCATCGCTTACGCATACGCTATAACAACTTTACCGCCCCATTTAATTTTGTGAACTTGGGGCAGCCTTAG